A portion of the bacterium genome contains these proteins:
- a CDS encoding ABC transporter permease, whose product MFNLGTVIKFEVGRTLKKPTFWLGILMIPAFYGVFFWLGNISGKQAAESAEKLAKEKFSFEIRDESSILAPQVIESVGGKISQDKNSSIEKVKKGDLDAFYFVPKNLGEEKVQVYGKYKNFNENGKYSAVIKSLLKNSSIETIDKNKLAAVNDAISVEDKLFRDGEEYNPLREMVAPAIFLVVFYFIVVFLSNRMLTSVTEEKENRVTEMILTSISARTLILGKIISIAILGVIQILTLLVPILIALNFREVLGLPDVGGIFSNVNFDTWTIFKSALILIFGLAMTIGFVIALGAAMPTAQEASNYFGFIVLLLMAPFFVMPMFFSAEKTIVVDALTYFPPTSPIALLLRNTLGTLPESEAMIGIGLLVVFGALAIWLAVKIFQHGTLSYGKIVNPKSLFVKK is encoded by the coding sequence ATGTTTAATCTCGGCACAGTCATCAAGTTTGAAGTTGGTCGCACGCTCAAAAAACCAACTTTTTGGCTAGGAATTTTGATGATTCCAGCGTTTTATGGCGTATTTTTCTGGCTAGGCAATATATCCGGCAAGCAAGCCGCAGAGTCCGCCGAGAAACTCGCTAAAGAAAAATTCTCCTTCGAAATCCGTGATGAAAGTTCAATCTTGGCGCCACAAGTTATCGAGAGCGTTGGCGGAAAAATCTCTCAAGATAAAAATTCTTCCATCGAAAAGGTCAAAAAGGGCGATTTGGACGCGTTTTACTTCGTGCCTAAAAATTTGGGCGAAGAAAAAGTCCAAGTTTACGGAAAATATAAAAATTTCAACGAGAACGGAAAATATTCTGCTGTAATTAAATCGCTTTTGAAAAATTCTTCAATCGAGACAATCGACAAGAATAAACTCGCAGCCGTAAATGATGCAATCTCGGTAGAAGACAAACTTTTCCGTGATGGCGAAGAATACAATCCACTCCGCGAAATGGTCGCGCCAGCAATATTCTTGGTGGTGTTCTACTTCATAGTGGTATTTTTGTCTAACAGAATGCTCACAAGCGTCACCGAAGAAAAAGAAAACCGAGTAACAGAGATGATCTTGACAAGCATCTCCGCTAGAACATTGATTTTGGGAAAAATTATCTCAATCGCAATCTTGGGCGTAATACAGATTTTGACACTACTCGTACCAATCCTGATCGCGCTCAACTTCCGTGAGGTGCTGGGACTCCCTGATGTGGGCGGAATTTTCAGCAATGTCAATTTTGACACTTGGACGATCTTCAAGAGTGCGCTGATTCTGATTTTCGGACTTGCGATGACTATTGGATTTGTTATTGCGCTCGGCGCTGCAATGCCAACCGCACAAGAAGCCTCCAATTATTTTGGCTTTATCGTTCTGCTTTTGATGGCACCGTTCTTTGTGATGCCGATGTTCTTCAGCGCAGAAAAAACAATTGTAGTTGATGCGTTGACTTACTTCCCGCCAACTTCGCCAATAGCGCTTCTCCTCAGAAATACGCTCGGTACTTTACCCGAAAGCGAAGCAATGATTGGAATTGGGCTTCTGGTGGTTTTTGGCGCGTTAGCAATCTGGCTGGCGGTCAAAATTTTCCAGCACGGCACACTCTCATACGGCAAAATCGTCAATCCAAAATCACTTTTTGTTAAAAAATAG
- a CDS encoding cation-transporting P-type ATPase — protein sequence MDFYNFSVEETLKKLNSSEQGLSKKEVQSRQKQFGLNEIKVAGKPIWKKILEPLLDIFMLVLIFAGVVSVFHGDTLDAIIIFAIVGVNAAISYIQEYSTEKILRELRKTSEQIVEVVRDGKVIQISQTELVPGDILNLKEGDKVPADARILSANSVRVNESLLTGESLPISKTADALDSKNLEAYQQINMLFSGAFVISGNLVAVVTATGERTEFGKLAKLSSEISSESPVQKKVNNLVKKIILATIAMAVFAFWLSLYRGMDLLESLKFVMSLSVSVVPEGLPIAISIILALGMRRMARQKALVRNLRAIETVGVITTIATDKTGTLTENKLTIQQFFTFEDEQNFFENIFRSKNNSAKTHDPLDTAMEEFSRLKGVSLAETKPLHAFGFNQDLALSGNLFHTGKDFTLYAKGAPEKLLENSNLPTKDKKIVLEKIAHFTSNGFRVLAIVKKDFSKEITDLSEVSPSEKWEFSGIIAVADILRKTSAAAIKQARAAGVSVRMITGDHPETAFHIATKLGLADSREQIFDASRINNLNDKELKSAVEKSLVFARITPETKLKILKVLEESQITAMTGDGVNDVPALAGANVGFAMGSGSEIAKDAGDIVLLDDNFKSIVTAMKEGRIIVSNISKMLFYALATNAGEALTMIGALILGIPLPLVPVQILWINLVTDSALIIPIGLEPATGDIMKQKPSAPDAPILKKSHALRMIWVAILMAIMAISTYNYYAQTSGVDTARTLTFTLLVVMQWANAINARNLDKSIFTKGSRAFNPAFWVGMAVAIILQLLAIFTPLAQFLHVSPVKIEDLLSVSLLAFIAPIILVEVHKFFSNKIKKFEK from the coding sequence ATGGATTTTTATAATTTTTCCGTAGAAGAAACGCTTAAAAAACTTAACTCCAGCGAGCAGGGGCTTTCGAAAAAGGAAGTTCAATCTCGACAAAAGCAATTTGGATTGAATGAAATTAAAGTCGCCGGCAAGCCAATCTGGAAGAAGATTCTCGAGCCGCTTCTCGACATTTTTATGTTGGTGTTGATTTTTGCCGGCGTGGTTTCTGTCTTTCACGGCGACACGCTGGACGCAATCATTATCTTTGCGATTGTTGGCGTTAATGCGGCAATTTCTTACATTCAAGAATATTCCACAGAAAAAATCCTGCGTGAACTTAGAAAAACCAGCGAGCAAATTGTCGAAGTTGTCCGCGACGGAAAAGTCATACAAATCAGCCAGACAGAACTCGTGCCAGGCGACATTTTGAACCTAAAAGAAGGAGACAAAGTCCCCGCCGATGCGCGGATTTTGAGCGCCAACTCCGTGCGTGTCAACGAGAGTTTGCTCACGGGCGAATCTTTGCCAATCTCCAAAACCGCCGACGCCTTGGACAGCAAAAATCTTGAGGCCTACCAGCAAATCAATATGTTGTTTTCTGGCGCGTTTGTGATTTCTGGCAACTTGGTGGCAGTCGTGACGGCGACTGGCGAGAGGACAGAATTCGGTAAACTCGCCAAACTTTCTTCAGAAATCTCCAGCGAAAGCCCCGTTCAAAAAAAGGTCAACAACTTGGTCAAAAAAATTATTCTTGCCACGATCGCTATGGCGGTTTTCGCATTTTGGCTTAGCCTTTACCGCGGGATGGATTTACTCGAAAGCCTAAAATTTGTGATGAGTCTCAGCGTTTCGGTTGTACCAGAAGGCTTACCAATCGCAATTTCCATTATTCTCGCACTTGGAATGCGACGAATGGCGCGCCAAAAAGCGCTCGTTCGCAATCTCCGCGCAATTGAAACCGTCGGCGTTATCACTACAATCGCCACTGACAAAACTGGAACTTTGACAGAGAATAAACTCACAATTCAGCAGTTCTTCACCTTCGAAGACGAGCAAAATTTCTTCGAAAATATCTTCCGTTCCAAGAATAATTCCGCCAAAACCCACGATCCGCTCGACACGGCGATGGAAGAATTTTCGCGCCTTAAAGGTGTTAGTCTGGCGGAAACCAAGCCACTCCACGCTTTTGGATTCAACCAAGATTTAGCATTGAGTGGCAATCTGTTTCACACAGGGAAAGACTTTACGCTTTATGCTAAAGGCGCGCCAGAAAAACTGCTTGAAAATTCTAATTTGCCAACAAAAGACAAAAAAATCGTGCTTGAAAAAATCGCACACTTCACCTCTAACGGGTTTCGAGTTCTCGCCATTGTTAAGAAAGATTTTTCGAAAGAAATCACCGATCTGAGCGAAGTTTCTCCAAGCGAAAAGTGGGAATTTTCTGGGATAATCGCCGTGGCTGATATTTTGCGAAAAACCAGCGCAGCCGCCATCAAGCAAGCGCGGGCGGCGGGCGTATCCGTGCGGATGATCACCGGCGACCACCCAGAAACAGCCTTCCATATTGCCACCAAATTAGGCTTAGCCGACAGCCGTGAACAAATTTTTGATGCAAGCCGTATAAATAATTTGAACGATAAAGAACTTAAATCAGCAGTAGAAAAATCTCTAGTCTTTGCTCGAATCACCCCAGAAACTAAACTCAAGATTCTTAAAGTGCTTGAAGAATCCCAAATCACCGCAATGACAGGTGACGGCGTAAATGATGTTCCTGCGCTGGCCGGCGCTAATGTCGGCTTCGCTATGGGCTCAGGTAGTGAGATCGCCAAAGATGCGGGCGATATTGTACTTCTTGATGATAACTTTAAGTCAATCGTCACCGCGATGAAAGAGGGCAGGATAATTGTTTCCAATATTTCAAAAATGCTCTTCTATGCTCTCGCCACCAACGCCGGCGAGGCTTTGACAATGATCGGCGCACTGATTTTGGGTATTCCACTACCGCTTGTGCCGGTTCAGATTTTGTGGATCAACTTAGTCACTGACTCCGCCTTGATCATCCCTATCGGACTTGAGCCTGCTACGGGAGATATTATGAAGCAAAAACCATCCGCTCCTGACGCGCCAATTCTTAAAAAATCTCACGCATTGCGGATGATCTGGGTTGCGATATTAATGGCTATAATGGCGATTTCGACCTACAATTACTATGCTCAGACCTCTGGGGTAGATACTGCTCGCACACTTACATTTACACTTTTGGTTGTTATGCAGTGGGCCAACGCAATCAATGCGCGCAACTTAGATAAGTCAATCTTTACCAAAGGGTCTCGCGCCTTCAATCCCGCATTTTGGGTTGGAATGGCTGTCGCGATCATCCTTCAACTTCTTGCGATTTTCACTCCGCTCGCGCAATTTCTCCACGTTTCACCGGTTAAGATTGAAGATTTACTTAGCGTGAGCCTACTGGCATTTATTGCTCCAATAATATTGGTCGAAGTTCACAAATTCTTTTCGAATAAGATAAAGAAGTTCGAAAAGTAG
- a CDS encoding HAD-IC family P-type ATPase, translated as MKQIRSIIIRNFISPISIAIFLLAIGLLALGEDRDAWFISVVILINSAIGSIQEIRAYLTLKKIELMSQPRARLLKEDGSSEEILFSNLKSGDKILLQNGDEVPADAKIITSNGLEINESMLTGESIPITKSAGEKVLASAIVVAGDAVAEVLAVGDATESGQMTARLKSYKPQLTPIQKNIQRLITYLTYFAIFLAIVVIFRYKFLGQTDVVILKTITSAVVVLVPEGLLLASSLFFAYGSLKLLQAKVLPQKISAIEDMALLEVLATDKTGTLTSPEIEFNDFEILDKDLDEASLGAILTALNSQSKDKNATARAILKQFSEDSKKSSQVKISDFVPFSSSRKLSAATLTINKKSQSVVFGAPEFILRNFADSKLAEQTSKRIETLASKGLRVLLLAEFAEKPSNKKLENLIDSGAKFRPLAIVTLKNSLRENVRETVDFLQNRGVSIRVISGDNPLTVSHIAAEAGVKNAEKFITGAELAEFSEQDFEAAVLENSIFARVLPDQKEKIIGIFQKNQLYTGMIGDGVNDALAIKKADLGISMFDAAPATRRVADLVLMDNSFTSLPSGVKIGNRIMLSIEMIAILFFHKIIFGTTILFITMILGLNYPFLPRHITYMNFILVTMPTILVTLFPPLPTRKISPKDFWRDTLGNVAPIAVLTGVDISVIYVGLILPFNADFINFETFRGLVEYFDAPLIEILPKSNFELRGILATVVISTAYFGFLVAILGEKMLHSRTVRNTRIRRLLYLAGTIVFTGAIFGNRFLRDFFEFNLPSGKKIWFVLGVIILASIIQIRLMRRKRDK; from the coding sequence ATGAAGCAGATCCGTTCAATTATCATTCGCAATTTTATTTCACCAATATCAATCGCAATATTTTTGCTGGCGATAGGACTTTTGGCTCTTGGCGAAGACCGTGATGCGTGGTTTATATCTGTTGTAATTTTAATAAATTCCGCAATTGGGTCAATCCAAGAAATCCGCGCATATTTAACTTTGAAAAAAATTGAACTGATGAGCCAGCCGCGAGCGAGACTTTTGAAAGAAGATGGCTCGAGTGAAGAGATCTTATTTTCCAACTTAAAATCTGGCGACAAAATCCTGCTCCAAAATGGTGATGAAGTCCCTGCCGATGCGAAAATTATCACCTCTAATGGTCTTGAGATTAACGAGTCTATGCTTACTGGAGAGTCGATTCCAATCACCAAGTCTGCTGGCGAAAAAGTTCTTGCTTCCGCGATAGTAGTTGCTGGTGATGCCGTTGCGGAAGTCTTGGCTGTCGGTGATGCTACTGAATCCGGCCAAATGACCGCTCGTCTCAAGTCATACAAGCCACAACTTACTCCAATCCAAAAAAACATCCAGCGTCTGATCACTTATCTTACTTATTTTGCGATTTTTTTGGCGATTGTTGTGATTTTTCGCTATAAATTCTTGGGTCAGACAGATGTTGTAATCTTAAAAACTATCACTTCTGCCGTTGTCGTATTGGTGCCGGAGGGATTGCTTCTTGCCAGTTCGCTCTTCTTTGCGTATGGTTCTCTTAAACTTCTTCAAGCCAAAGTCTTGCCGCAAAAAATTTCCGCTATCGAAGATATGGCGCTTCTCGAAGTCTTGGCTACCGACAAGACCGGCACACTGACTTCACCTGAGATTGAGTTTAATGATTTTGAAATTTTGGATAAAGATCTCGATGAGGCGAGCCTTGGTGCGATTTTGACCGCGCTAAACTCGCAAAGTAAGGATAAAAATGCCACTGCGCGAGCGATTTTGAAGCAGTTTTCTGAAGATTCGAAAAAATCTTCTCAGGTCAAAATTTCTGATTTTGTGCCCTTTTCTTCATCTCGAAAATTGAGCGCTGCCACTTTAACTATAAACAAAAAATCTCAAAGCGTCGTTTTTGGCGCGCCAGAATTTATTTTGCGAAATTTTGCCGATTCGAAACTCGCCGAGCAGACTTCGAAGCGCATCGAAACGCTCGCGTCCAAGGGGTTGCGCGTACTTCTTCTCGCTGAATTTGCCGAAAAACCCTCGAACAAAAAGTTGGAGAATCTGATCGATTCTGGCGCAAAGTTCCGCCCACTGGCAATCGTGACGCTCAAAAATTCCTTGCGCGAAAACGTCCGCGAGACGGTTGACTTTCTTCAAAATCGTGGTGTAAGTATCCGTGTGATTTCGGGCGATAATCCGCTGACCGTGAGCCATATTGCGGCGGAAGCTGGCGTCAAAAACGCGGAAAAATTCATCACCGGCGCGGAACTTGCGGAATTTTCTGAGCAGGATTTTGAAGCAGCGGTTCTTGAAAATTCGATTTTTGCGCGCGTACTTCCAGATCAAAAAGAAAAAATCATCGGCATATTTCAAAAAAATCAACTTTATACCGGTATGATTGGTGACGGTGTTAATGATGCGTTGGCGATCAAGAAGGCTGATCTCGGGATTTCTATGTTTGACGCGGCTCCAGCGACTCGGCGCGTGGCGGATCTTGTGTTGATGGACAATAGTTTTACTTCCTTGCCGAGCGGGGTTAAAATTGGTAATCGGATTATGCTTTCCATCGAAATGATAGCGATTTTGTTCTTCCATAAAATTATTTTTGGCACGACGATTTTATTCATTACGATGATTTTGGGTTTGAACTATCCATTTTTGCCGCGACATATCACTTATATGAATTTTATTCTTGTGACGATGCCAACGATTCTTGTGACACTGTTTCCTCCGCTCCCAACGCGCAAGATTAGCCCCAAGGATTTTTGGCGAGATACTCTTGGGAATGTTGCGCCGATTGCCGTGCTGACGGGCGTGGATATTTCCGTGATCTATGTTGGGCTGATTTTGCCGTTTAATGCTGATTTTATTAATTTTGAAACTTTCCGCGGCTTGGTTGAATACTTCGACGCGCCTTTGATTGAGATTTTGCCCAAGAGTAATTTTGAACTTCGTGGAATTTTGGCCACTGTTGTGATTTCTACGGCGTATTTTGGTTTTCTTGTGGCGATTTTGGGTGAAAAAATGCTTCACTCGCGCACTGTTCGCAATACTCGTATCCGTCGATTGTTGTATCTCGCGGGAACGATTGTGTTTACTGGTGCGATTTTTGGCAATCGGTTCCTTCGAGATTTTTTCGAATTTAACTTGCCGAGCGGTAAAAAAATCTGGTTCGTTCTTGGCGTGATAATTTTAGCGTCCATTATTCAAATACGCTTGATGCGCCGTAAGCGTGATAAGTAA